One genomic region from Arthrobacter sp. FB24 encodes:
- a CDS encoding SGNH/GDSL hydrolase family protein — MGDSFTEGIGDPEPGSPGGHRGWADRVAEELSRGHSDFAYANLAVRGRLLEQIVDQQLAPCLALKPDLVTLSAGGNDLIRPGGDPDALAEKLDSVVHILSLGGATVVLFNGPDTGSSVLGRVRSKIAIYNENLRTVAARHDAVIADMWSLRQLSDPQMWDQDRLHFSPLGHHTIAAMVLDSLNIRHTLEPLSPKPLPQRSWREARSGDLVWAREYFVPWVVRRLRHQSSGDGVTAKRPTPGPVFGPGMPLGSGEAPGIEAEQR; from the coding sequence ATGGGTGATTCCTTTACCGAGGGGATCGGCGACCCGGAACCCGGAAGCCCGGGCGGACACCGCGGCTGGGCGGACCGCGTGGCCGAGGAACTGAGCCGGGGCCACAGCGATTTTGCCTACGCCAACCTCGCGGTCCGGGGACGGCTCCTTGAACAGATCGTTGACCAGCAGCTGGCGCCGTGCCTGGCCCTCAAGCCGGACCTGGTGACGCTTTCGGCCGGAGGCAACGACCTCATCCGGCCCGGAGGGGACCCTGACGCGCTGGCCGAAAAACTGGATTCCGTGGTGCACATCCTCAGCCTGGGCGGCGCCACCGTGGTGCTGTTCAACGGCCCGGACACCGGTTCATCAGTCCTGGGCAGGGTCCGCAGCAAAATCGCCATCTACAACGAGAACCTCCGCACCGTGGCGGCGCGGCACGACGCCGTCATCGCCGACATGTGGTCGCTTCGCCAGCTCAGCGATCCGCAGATGTGGGACCAGGACCGCCTGCACTTTTCGCCGCTGGGCCACCACACCATCGCGGCCATGGTGCTCGATTCCCTCAACATCCGGCACACCCTGGAGCCGCTCTCGCCCAAGCCCCTCCCCCAGCGCAGCTGGCGCGAGGCACGGTCCGGAGACCTGGTCTGGGCGCGTGAATACTTTGTGCCCTGGGTTGTCCGCCGGCTTCGCCATCAGTCTTCCGGGGACGGCGTCACGGCCAAGCGGCCGACCCCCGGTCCGGTTTTTGGACCGGGGATGCCGCTGGGCTCTGGCGAGGCCCCGGGAATAGAGGCCGAACAGAGGTAG
- the mmsB gene encoding 3-hydroxyisobutyrate dehydrogenase — protein sequence MAVVAWIGLGNMGGSMSANLAKAGHDVRGFDLNPEAVAAAEAGGVKPVASIAAAVDGADVVFTMLPKGEHARAVYLGEDGVLAHADRRTLLVDSSTIDIASAQALHDAAAAAGFRFVDAPVSGGMSGAKAGTLTFMIGGDAGAVAEATEYIRPMASNIIPTGGPTTGQAAKICNNLMLFINLASTAEGAVLAERLGLDKQVFWDIASVSSGDSWALRTWYPVGGVVPTAASNNDFAPTFTTELANKDIGLAISAARDTGTPLEIGEHVQTLFQRLIDSGQSGKDCSMIIKLVDGSLETSK from the coding sequence ATGGCAGTAGTCGCTTGGATCGGTCTCGGGAACATGGGTGGGTCCATGTCAGCAAACCTGGCAAAAGCCGGTCACGACGTCCGCGGATTCGACCTCAATCCGGAAGCAGTGGCAGCTGCAGAAGCCGGCGGAGTGAAGCCGGTGGCCAGCATCGCCGCGGCGGTGGACGGCGCCGACGTCGTGTTCACCATGCTGCCGAAGGGCGAACACGCCCGGGCCGTGTACCTGGGCGAGGACGGCGTCCTGGCCCATGCCGATCGCCGCACGCTGCTGGTGGATTCCTCCACCATCGACATCGCCTCCGCCCAGGCGCTGCACGACGCCGCCGCTGCCGCCGGCTTCCGTTTCGTGGACGCCCCGGTCTCGGGCGGCATGAGCGGGGCGAAGGCCGGCACCCTGACGTTCATGATCGGCGGGGACGCGGGTGCCGTGGCCGAGGCCACGGAGTACATCCGGCCCATGGCCTCCAACATCATCCCCACCGGCGGTCCCACCACCGGGCAGGCAGCGAAGATCTGCAACAACCTGATGCTCTTCATCAACCTGGCCTCCACCGCCGAAGGGGCCGTGCTGGCCGAGCGGCTGGGCCTGGACAAGCAGGTTTTCTGGGACATCGCCTCGGTGTCCTCGGGAGACAGCTGGGCGCTGCGGACCTGGTATCCGGTAGGCGGGGTAGTTCCCACCGCGGCCTCCAACAACGACTTCGCTCCCACCTTCACCACCGAACTGGCCAACAAGGACATCGGCCTGGCCATCAGCGCCGCCCGCGACACCGGCACCCCGCTGGAAATCGGCGAGCACGTGCAGACGCTCTTCCAGCGGCTCATCGACTCCGGGCAGTCCGGCAAGGACTGCTCCATGATCATCAAACTTGTAGACGGCTCGCTCGAGACCTCCAAGTAA
- a CDS encoding bifunctional o-acetylhomoserine/o-acetylserine sulfhydrylase produces the protein MSNAWSFETRQIHAGQEPDSATGARALPIYQTTSFVFPSAESAANRFALAELAPIYTRIGNPTQDAVEQRVASLEGGLAALLLSSGQAAETFAILNVAEAGDHVVASPSLYGGTYNLLAHTLKKFGISVTFVEDPDNLQQWKDAVRPNTKLFFAEVVSNPRQDVLDIEGVSGVAHEAGVPLIVDNTLSTPYLIRPLEWGADIVVHSATKYLGGHGSAIAGVIVDSGNFDFGKDPEKFPGFNTPDPTYNGLVYARDLGAGGALGANLSYILKARVQLLRDLGSAVSPFNAFLIAQGLETLSLRVERHVANAVSVAEWLEARADVESVAYAGLPSSPWYERGRKYGPKGTGAIVSFNIAGGAEAGKRFVDALELHSHVANIGDVRSLVIHPASTTHSQLTAEQQAVAGVTPGLVRLSVGLEHIDDIIADLDAGFRAAKGD, from the coding sequence ATGTCCAATGCCTGGTCTTTCGAAACCCGCCAGATCCACGCCGGGCAGGAGCCGGACAGCGCCACCGGCGCCAGGGCCCTCCCCATCTACCAGACGACGTCGTTCGTGTTCCCGAGCGCCGAGAGCGCTGCCAACCGCTTTGCGCTGGCCGAACTGGCGCCCATCTACACGCGCATCGGCAATCCCACCCAGGACGCAGTGGAGCAGCGCGTGGCCAGCCTTGAGGGCGGCCTGGCGGCGCTGCTGCTCAGTTCGGGGCAGGCGGCCGAAACATTCGCCATCCTCAACGTCGCCGAAGCCGGTGATCACGTGGTGGCCAGCCCCAGCCTCTATGGCGGCACCTACAACCTGCTGGCCCACACCCTGAAGAAGTTCGGCATCTCCGTGACCTTCGTCGAGGACCCGGACAACCTCCAGCAATGGAAGGACGCAGTCCGGCCAAACACCAAGCTTTTCTTTGCCGAAGTGGTGTCCAACCCGCGCCAGGATGTCCTGGACATCGAAGGCGTTTCCGGCGTTGCCCACGAGGCGGGTGTCCCGCTGATCGTGGACAATACACTGTCCACGCCCTACCTCATCCGGCCGCTGGAATGGGGTGCCGACATTGTGGTCCACTCGGCAACGAAGTACCTTGGCGGGCACGGCAGCGCCATTGCCGGCGTGATCGTGGACTCGGGCAACTTTGATTTCGGCAAGGACCCGGAGAAGTTTCCCGGCTTCAACACCCCGGACCCCACCTACAACGGGCTTGTCTACGCGCGGGACCTCGGCGCCGGGGGCGCCTTGGGCGCGAACCTTTCCTACATCCTGAAAGCCCGCGTCCAGCTCCTGCGGGACCTCGGCTCGGCCGTTTCTCCGTTCAACGCCTTCCTTATCGCCCAGGGCCTGGAAACGCTGAGCCTGCGCGTTGAGCGCCACGTGGCCAACGCGGTGAGCGTCGCCGAATGGCTGGAGGCACGGGCCGACGTCGAATCCGTGGCCTACGCGGGGCTGCCGTCCAGCCCCTGGTACGAGCGCGGCCGCAAGTACGGACCCAAGGGCACCGGAGCCATCGTGTCCTTCAACATCGCTGGCGGGGCCGAGGCCGGCAAGCGGTTCGTGGACGCGCTGGAACTGCACTCGCATGTCGCAAACATCGGTGACGTGCGCTCGCTGGTCATCCACCCGGCGTCGACCACGCACAGCCAGCTGACGGCGGAACAGCAGGCGGTGGCAGGGGTCACGCCGGGCCTGGTCCGCCTCTCGGTGGGGCTGGAACACATCGATGACATCATCGCCGACCTCGACGCCGGTTTCCGCGCCGCCAAGGGCGACTGA
- a CDS encoding winged helix DNA-binding domain-containing protein has translation MHADDVVRLRLSRQQLRPPRAVSAEAAVKNLLAVQSQEFSYARWSLAQRTAGASAADVEQAVADGRILRTHILRPTWHFVHRDDLRWLLMLSAPRLHRGNAGMYRQAGIDAGAAARSARVLAEAVAGGAHKTREQLAAALQRSGFAAKGLELAYLIMHAEISGVLTSGTPVRSAGGSLKQTYALFDERVPLMPGGPADRHAALAELVRRYFLSRGPATVKDCADWSGLTVTDVRLGLGLALEADSDAFGTAVLEDMEFHFSSAEPGPGGPADAAPGHDAEGGGQPRIDLIQCYDEYVMGYSRSRYFLGGTAPARPERETPMHVVLKDGQMIGSWRHDLAGGRCELDIRTRPEPDTAAERDTSRAIDEAVAEYGAFLGITTVRK, from the coding sequence GTGCACGCCGACGACGTCGTCCGGCTCAGGCTTAGCCGGCAGCAGCTCCGCCCTCCCCGGGCGGTTTCCGCCGAAGCGGCGGTGAAGAACCTCCTGGCTGTCCAGTCGCAGGAATTTTCCTACGCACGCTGGTCGCTGGCACAACGCACTGCCGGAGCCTCCGCCGCCGACGTCGAACAGGCCGTGGCTGACGGCCGGATCCTCCGGACGCACATCCTGCGGCCCACCTGGCATTTTGTGCACCGCGACGACCTCCGCTGGCTGCTGATGCTGTCCGCGCCCCGGCTGCACCGGGGAAACGCCGGCATGTACCGCCAGGCCGGCATCGATGCCGGGGCGGCGGCCCGGAGCGCCCGGGTCCTCGCCGAGGCCGTGGCCGGCGGCGCCCACAAAACCCGGGAGCAGCTGGCGGCTGCACTGCAGCGGAGCGGCTTCGCGGCCAAGGGACTGGAACTTGCCTACCTGATCATGCACGCGGAGATCAGCGGAGTCCTGACCAGCGGAACACCCGTCCGCAGCGCCGGCGGCTCGCTCAAACAGACTTATGCACTCTTCGATGAACGCGTTCCGTTGATGCCCGGCGGCCCCGCCGACCGCCACGCGGCACTGGCGGAGTTAGTGAGGCGCTACTTCCTCAGCCGCGGACCGGCCACCGTGAAGGATTGTGCAGACTGGTCCGGGCTGACTGTCACGGACGTCCGGCTGGGGCTGGGCCTGGCGCTGGAAGCTGATTCCGATGCATTCGGGACCGCAGTGCTGGAGGATATGGAGTTCCATTTCAGTTCCGCGGAACCCGGACCCGGCGGGCCGGCGGACGCCGCACCCGGACATGACGCGGAGGGCGGAGGACAACCCCGGATTGACCTGATCCAGTGCTATGACGAGTACGTCATGGGCTATTCACGGTCACGGTATTTCCTGGGCGGCACCGCCCCGGCGCGTCCGGAGCGGGAGACTCCGATGCATGTCGTACTGAAGGACGGCCAAATGATCGGTTCCTGGCGCCATGACCTGGCCGGCGGGCGCTGTGAGCTGGACATCCGCACCCGGCCGGAACCCGACACTGCCGCTGAGCGGGACACCAGCCGTGCGATCGATGAAGCCGTTGCGGAATACGGCGCCTTTCTGGGGATCACCACGGTGCGGAAGTAG
- the metX gene encoding homoserine O-acetyltransferase MetX, translating into MTIAVTRSGVPETSSHSLSARDVKTTAGKTAGTVPDGTVRFQGIGGLDLEAGGHLPDVTLAYETWGTLNADRSNAVLVQHALTGSTHVTRGASDEEGWWEQLAGPGAPVDTDKYFVVSINILGGCYGSTGPSTPAPDGRPWGSRFPLVTLRDTTAAEARLADALGIDSWYAVLGGSLGGARALEWAVSFPDRVRRCAVISIGASSTAEQIAFAQAQTLAIRQDVNFNGGDYYGGPEPEAGLALARRIAHITYRSADELEARFGRSAQGGEAPLQAVSLGDRGRYQVESYLDHQGTKLVRRFDANSYIAITEALMSHDVGRGRGPLKDALAQAKAEFFIAAVNTDRLYFPAQSRELAAALPGDVPVHIIEAPIGHDGFLTEIGQLSAQLRQNFFA; encoded by the coding sequence ATGACGATTGCCGTCACCCGCAGCGGTGTACCCGAAACATCCAGCCACAGCCTGTCAGCCCGTGACGTGAAAACCACCGCGGGCAAAACCGCAGGCACTGTCCCCGACGGTACCGTCAGGTTCCAGGGCATCGGCGGGCTTGACCTTGAAGCCGGCGGGCATCTGCCGGACGTCACACTCGCCTACGAGACGTGGGGCACGCTGAACGCGGACCGTTCCAACGCCGTGCTGGTGCAGCATGCCCTGACCGGCAGCACGCACGTTACCAGGGGAGCCAGTGACGAAGAAGGCTGGTGGGAGCAGCTTGCCGGGCCCGGCGCCCCGGTTGATACGGACAAGTACTTCGTGGTTTCCATCAACATCCTGGGCGGTTGCTACGGCTCCACCGGGCCTTCCACTCCCGCGCCGGACGGCAGGCCGTGGGGCTCGCGCTTCCCCCTGGTGACCCTGCGCGACACCACTGCGGCCGAGGCCCGGTTGGCGGACGCCCTTGGCATCGACAGCTGGTACGCCGTCCTGGGCGGATCCCTGGGTGGAGCCCGCGCCTTGGAATGGGCCGTTAGCTTCCCTGACCGGGTCCGGCGCTGTGCCGTCATTTCCATCGGGGCCAGCAGCACTGCCGAGCAGATCGCCTTTGCCCAGGCGCAGACCCTCGCCATCCGCCAGGACGTCAACTTCAACGGCGGTGACTACTACGGCGGCCCGGAGCCTGAGGCCGGCCTGGCCCTGGCGCGCAGGATCGCGCACATCACGTACCGCTCCGCAGACGAGCTGGAGGCCCGGTTCGGCCGGAGCGCCCAGGGCGGCGAAGCCCCGCTTCAGGCAGTCTCGCTGGGAGACCGCGGCCGCTACCAGGTGGAGAGCTACCTCGACCATCAGGGCACCAAGCTGGTCCGCCGCTTCGATGCCAACAGCTACATCGCCATCACGGAAGCGCTCATGAGCCACGACGTCGGCCGGGGACGCGGCCCGCTCAAGGACGCGCTGGCCCAGGCCAAGGCTGAGTTCTTCATCGCCGCCGTTAACACCGACCGGCTGTATTTTCCTGCACAGTCCCGCGAACTGGCGGCGGCACTGCCGGGCGACGTCCCGGTGCACATCATCGAGGCGCCCATCGGCCACGACGGTTTCCTGACTGAAATCGGGCAGCTTAGCGCGCAGCTGAGGCAGAACTTTTTCGCCTAG
- a CDS encoding CoA-acylating methylmalonate-semialdehyde dehydrogenase: MERIPHFINGARISDADRFGPVFNPATGAQDKEVALASTARVEEAIAAAQAALPGWRATSLAKRTNIFFRVRELLTQRKSELAAILTSEHGKVLSDAEGEISRGLENIEFATGLSHMLKGERSEQVSSGVDVHSVRQPVGVVACITPFNFPAMVPLWMIGSALACGNTVLLKPSEKDPSSAVFIAEVFAEAGLPPGVLNVVHGDKEAVDVLLEHPGVKAVSFVGSTPIAQSIYKRAADHGKRVQALGGAKNHMVVLPDADLDMAADAAVSAAYGSAGERCMAVSVLVAVGNIADDLVEAISTRMADLTIGPGTDPASQMGPLITKEHRDRVASYVAGAEEEGATVVVDGRKHAFDSDGFFIGVSLVDHVKPGMKVYDDEIFGPVLSVVRADSYSDAVKLVNDNEFGNGVAIFTRDGGAARQFEFDVEAGMVGVNVPIPVPVGTFSFGGWKNSLFGDTHMYGPDSIRFYTRGKVVTTRWPDPSTSVIDLGFPQVD; this comes from the coding sequence ATGGAACGCATTCCGCACTTCATCAACGGCGCCCGGATCAGCGACGCCGACCGTTTCGGCCCCGTGTTCAACCCCGCCACCGGCGCACAGGACAAAGAGGTGGCCCTGGCATCGACGGCGCGCGTGGAGGAAGCCATCGCGGCCGCACAGGCCGCCCTCCCGGGCTGGCGGGCAACCAGCCTGGCGAAACGCACCAACATTTTCTTCCGGGTCCGGGAACTCCTGACGCAGCGGAAGTCCGAGCTGGCAGCAATCCTCACCAGCGAGCACGGCAAGGTGCTTTCCGACGCCGAAGGCGAGATCTCCCGGGGCCTCGAAAACATCGAATTCGCCACCGGGCTTTCCCACATGCTCAAGGGCGAACGTTCGGAGCAGGTGTCCAGCGGGGTGGACGTCCACTCGGTGCGCCAGCCCGTGGGTGTGGTCGCCTGCATCACCCCGTTCAACTTCCCGGCCATGGTGCCGTTGTGGATGATCGGCAGTGCCCTCGCCTGCGGCAACACCGTCCTCCTCAAGCCCAGTGAGAAGGACCCGTCGTCGGCCGTTTTCATCGCTGAAGTCTTCGCTGAGGCGGGCCTGCCGCCGGGCGTCCTGAACGTGGTCCACGGCGACAAGGAAGCCGTGGACGTCCTGCTGGAGCACCCCGGCGTCAAGGCTGTCAGCTTCGTGGGGTCCACTCCGATCGCCCAGTCCATCTACAAGCGGGCGGCGGACCACGGCAAGCGCGTCCAGGCGCTGGGCGGTGCCAAGAACCACATGGTGGTCCTGCCGGATGCCGACCTGGATATGGCCGCCGACGCCGCCGTATCGGCCGCCTACGGCTCCGCCGGTGAACGGTGCATGGCGGTATCCGTGCTGGTGGCCGTGGGCAACATTGCCGACGACCTGGTGGAGGCCATTTCCACCCGGATGGCTGACCTCACGATCGGTCCCGGCACGGATCCGGCCTCGCAGATGGGCCCGCTCATCACGAAGGAACACCGGGACAGGGTGGCCTCCTATGTGGCCGGTGCCGAGGAAGAAGGTGCCACTGTGGTGGTGGACGGGCGCAAGCACGCGTTCGATTCGGACGGTTTCTTCATCGGGGTCAGCCTGGTGGACCACGTGAAGCCGGGCATGAAGGTCTACGACGACGAGATTTTCGGCCCGGTACTGTCGGTGGTCCGGGCGGACAGCTATAGCGACGCAGTAAAGCTCGTGAACGACAACGAGTTCGGCAACGGCGTGGCGATCTTCACGCGCGACGGCGGCGCGGCGCGCCAGTTTGAGTTCGACGTCGAGGCGGGCATGGTGGGAGTGAACGTGCCCATCCCGGTGCCGGTGGGGACGTTCTCGTTCGGCGGCTGGAAGAACTCGCTGTTCGGTGACACGCACATGTACGGTCCGGACAGCATCCGCTTCTACACCCGCGGCAAAGTGGTCACCACACGCTGGCCGGATCCGTCCACATCGGTGATCGACCTCGGTTTCCCGCAGGTGGACTGA
- a CDS encoding LysR family transcriptional regulator, which yields MNRLPSPDDLLILLTVARLGRFNAVAETLGTTHTTISRRVLALDKQLGGRTLERSPHGWELTGLGSRAVAAAEAIEATLGSLAGAIGDGEHSLSGMVRISTSDGFGAEFVAPALVRLQQENPSLDVEMLSATRKVSQNRSGVDLEVVVGRMEVTNVQPIFLTNYFLRLYASPDYVRSRGLPDTLDDVREHGFVSYVESALQVAELGHRSSQLPAPKTSFQATSIFAQVEAVRRGAGIGLLPNFMVADKPGFVPVLPELFQRQLPIWAVARPESLRSASVRAVVEALKAEVSGRRDILAA from the coding sequence GTGAACCGGCTGCCCAGTCCGGATGACCTGTTGATCCTGTTGACCGTGGCCAGGCTCGGCCGGTTCAATGCGGTTGCGGAGACGCTCGGCACCACGCACACCACCATTTCCCGCCGGGTCCTGGCGCTGGACAAGCAGCTGGGCGGACGGACCCTGGAGCGCAGCCCGCACGGCTGGGAACTGACCGGGCTGGGCAGCCGGGCGGTTGCCGCCGCCGAGGCGATCGAGGCGACACTCGGGTCCTTGGCCGGTGCCATCGGCGACGGCGAACACTCGCTGTCCGGCATGGTCCGGATCAGCACGTCCGATGGATTCGGTGCGGAATTCGTTGCCCCGGCCCTGGTGCGCCTGCAGCAGGAGAACCCGTCGCTGGACGTCGAGATGCTCAGCGCCACCCGCAAAGTGAGCCAGAACCGTTCCGGTGTGGACCTGGAAGTGGTGGTGGGCCGGATGGAAGTCACCAACGTGCAGCCCATCTTCCTGACAAACTATTTCCTGCGGCTGTACGCAAGTCCGGACTACGTCCGGTCCCGGGGACTGCCTGACACCCTGGACGACGTCCGCGAGCACGGATTTGTCTCCTATGTGGAGTCGGCCCTGCAGGTGGCGGAACTGGGCCACCGGTCCTCGCAGCTGCCCGCCCCCAAAACAAGTTTCCAGGCGACCAGCATTTTCGCCCAGGTCGAGGCAGTCAGGCGCGGGGCAGGCATCGGCCTGCTGCCGAACTTCATGGTGGCGGACAAGCCCGGCTTCGTTCCGGTGCTGCCTGAGCTGTTCCAGCGTCAGCTCCCCATCTGGGCGGTGGCGCGTCCCGAGTCGCTGCGCTCGGCGTCCGTCCGGGCCGTGGTGGAGGCGCTCAAGGCGGAAGTGTCAGGCCGCCGGGACATCCTGGCGGCCTGA
- a CDS encoding zinc-binding dehydrogenase — MRAAVLYATVPAGTSYTEARPLVVQELDRPEPRAGELGVAITYSSLCHSDLSVVDGSRVRPLPMALGHEAVGRVVSVGEGVHDVAVGEHVVLVFVPSCGDCRACRSGRPALCHRAAEVNASGDLLHGAALLRTPSGERINHHLGVSAFADYAVVARESVVVIDDDVPDTVAAMFGCAVLTGMGAVLNTAAVTAGQSVAVFGLGAVGLSAVMAASLAGAAAIIAIDPNEGKHQLARDCGATAVGTPDDAARLVAEATGDGVDVAVEAVGSAGVIASCLELVTRGGAVVSVGLPKPSAELTVGALQFAGAGKRLLGSYMGDAVPEREIPLYLDYWRSGRLPVELLHTDTRPLAEINEGLDALAAGQVVRRLFQA, encoded by the coding sequence ATGCGCGCCGCAGTCCTGTACGCCACCGTCCCCGCCGGAACCAGCTATACCGAAGCACGCCCGTTAGTGGTGCAGGAGCTTGACCGGCCCGAACCCCGCGCCGGCGAACTGGGGGTGGCCATCACCTACTCCAGCCTGTGCCACTCGGACCTGTCCGTGGTGGACGGCTCCCGGGTCCGGCCGCTGCCCATGGCCCTGGGGCATGAGGCCGTGGGCCGGGTGGTGTCGGTCGGTGAGGGCGTCCATGACGTGGCTGTGGGCGAGCACGTTGTGCTCGTCTTCGTCCCCAGCTGCGGCGACTGCCGGGCGTGCCGCTCCGGGCGACCGGCCCTGTGCCACCGCGCCGCCGAAGTCAACGCTTCAGGGGACCTGCTGCACGGGGCGGCGCTGCTGCGCACGCCGTCGGGGGAGCGGATCAACCACCATCTCGGCGTGTCGGCCTTTGCGGACTACGCCGTGGTGGCGCGGGAATCAGTAGTGGTAATCGACGACGACGTCCCGGACACCGTCGCAGCCATGTTCGGCTGCGCCGTACTCACCGGAATGGGCGCCGTGCTGAACACGGCGGCGGTCACCGCCGGACAGTCGGTGGCGGTCTTCGGGCTCGGCGCCGTCGGGCTTTCCGCCGTGATGGCGGCGTCCCTGGCCGGCGCCGCGGCCATCATCGCCATCGACCCCAACGAAGGCAAGCACCAGCTCGCCCGGGACTGCGGCGCCACGGCAGTGGGAACTCCCGACGACGCCGCCCGGCTGGTTGCCGAGGCGACCGGCGACGGCGTGGACGTCGCCGTCGAAGCCGTGGGATCCGCGGGAGTCATTGCCTCGTGCCTGGAGCTCGTAACGCGCGGCGGCGCCGTCGTCTCCGTCGGGCTGCCGAAGCCTTCGGCGGAATTGACCGTCGGAGCCCTGCAGTTTGCCGGAGCGGGGAAGCGGCTTCTCGGCTCCTATATGGGGGATGCCGTCCCGGAGCGGGAAATTCCGCTGTATCTTGACTACTGGCGGTCCGGGCGGCTCCCGGTGGAACTGCTGCATACGGACACCAGGCCGCTCGCGGAAATCAACGAAGGCCTTGACGCCCTGGCCGCAGGGCAAGTGGTTCGCCGGCTGTTCCAGGCATAG
- a CDS encoding MFS transporter yields MSMQNSAARRADETDVKASGLKKVVTASMAGTVVEWYEFFLYASAATLVFGKMFFPNSGTELDGIIAAFVTYAVGFVARPIGGIVFGHFGDKFGRKQLLQLSIVLVGVSTFAMGCLPTFAQIGYWAPALLVFLRFVQGFAVGGEWGGAVLLVAEHSPSKSRGFWASWPQSAVPMGNLLATGVLFTLSSTLSSADFLGWGWRVAFWLSAVIVIVGYYIRTKVQDAPIFLEARKEVVVENKGYGVAEVFRRYPRGVFTAMGLRFAENILYYLVVTFSITYLKVVVQTDTSRILLLLLVAHFIHFCAVPMVGKLSDAFGRKPVYMAGAILGGTWGFFAFPMMDTKNDLVILAAITIGLLFHALMYAGQPAIMAEMFPTRMRYSGVSLGYQVTSIVAGSLAPIIATALLSQFKSSTPVAVYLLGACLVTMVAVYFLKETRGISLHDVDAADAQGTADLLAAAKK; encoded by the coding sequence ATGAGCATGCAAAACTCCGCCGCAAGGCGCGCAGATGAGACTGACGTCAAAGCCTCAGGGCTGAAGAAAGTGGTGACGGCCTCAATGGCCGGCACCGTTGTTGAGTGGTATGAGTTCTTCCTCTACGCCTCAGCGGCCACCCTGGTTTTCGGCAAGATGTTCTTCCCCAACTCCGGCACTGAGCTGGACGGGATCATCGCCGCTTTCGTCACCTATGCAGTGGGCTTCGTTGCCCGCCCGATCGGCGGCATCGTTTTCGGCCACTTCGGTGACAAATTCGGCCGGAAGCAGCTGCTCCAGCTGAGCATCGTCCTGGTGGGTGTTTCCACCTTCGCGATGGGCTGCCTCCCCACATTCGCGCAGATTGGCTACTGGGCGCCGGCGCTCCTGGTGTTCCTGCGCTTCGTCCAGGGCTTCGCCGTCGGTGGTGAATGGGGCGGCGCCGTGCTGCTCGTGGCTGAGCACAGCCCCAGCAAGTCACGCGGCTTCTGGGCCAGCTGGCCGCAGTCCGCCGTGCCCATGGGCAACCTCCTGGCCACCGGCGTGCTGTTCACCCTCTCCTCTACGCTGTCCTCCGCCGACTTCCTCGGCTGGGGCTGGCGCGTCGCCTTCTGGCTGTCCGCGGTGATCGTGATCGTGGGCTACTACATCCGGACCAAGGTCCAGGACGCCCCCATCTTCCTGGAGGCACGCAAGGAAGTTGTTGTTGAGAACAAGGGCTACGGCGTGGCCGAGGTCTTCCGCCGCTACCCGCGCGGTGTCTTCACCGCCATGGGCCTGCGGTTCGCGGAAAACATTTTGTACTACCTCGTGGTCACGTTCTCCATCACCTACCTGAAGGTTGTGGTCCAGACCGACACATCGAGGATCCTCCTGCTCCTCCTGGTGGCGCACTTCATCCACTTCTGCGCCGTACCCATGGTCGGCAAGCTTTCCGACGCCTTCGGCCGCAAGCCCGTGTATATGGCCGGCGCCATCCTCGGCGGCACCTGGGGTTTCTTCGCCTTCCCGATGATGGACACCAAGAACGACCTCGTCATCCTCGCGGCGATCACCATCGGCCTGCTCTTCCACGCACTGATGTACGCCGGCCAGCCGGCCATCATGGCCGAAATGTTCCCGACCCGGATGCGCTACTCCGGCGTCTCGCTTGGCTACCAGGTCACCTCGATCGTCGCCGGCTCCCTGGCCCCGATCATCGCCACCGCCCTGCTGAGCCAGTTCAAGTCCTCCACCCCGGTGGCGGTCTACCTGCTCGGCGCCTGCCTGGTCACGATGGTGGCGGTCTACTTCCTGAAGGAAACCCGCGGTATCTCATTGCACGACGTCGACGCCGCGGACGCACAGGGCACGGCGGACCTGCTGGCCGCCGCCAAGAAGTAA